The following are encoded together in the Bubalus kerabau isolate K-KA32 ecotype Philippines breed swamp buffalo chromosome 3, PCC_UOA_SB_1v2, whole genome shotgun sequence genome:
- the CCDC167 gene encoding coiled-coil domain-containing protein 167 isoform X2, producing the protein MVGRPGYWLEEGIDGLEKKLSQCRRDLEVVNSRLCGAELSSEARRSLEKEKSSLMNKASNYGAEVASAGEPQEHAAVCGHLPPADRHLCLLGPVRLRFLQSALASPQLRDHS; encoded by the exons ATCGATGGGCTGGAGAAGAAGTTGTCACAATGTCGGAGAGACCTGGAGGTCGTGAACTCCAGGCTCTGTGGGGCGGAGCTGAGCTCAGAGGCCAG GAGGTctctggagaaggagaaaagCAGCCTGATGAACAAAGCCTCCAACTATG GAGCTGAAGTTGCTTCGGCAGGAGAACCGCAAGAACATGCTGCTGTCTGTGGCCATCTTCCTCCTGCTGACCGTCATCTATGCCTACTGGGCCCTGTGAGGCTGCGATTTCTCCAGTCAGCCCTGGCTTCCCCTCAGCTCCGTGATCATAGCTAA